The following proteins come from a genomic window of Chaetodon auriga isolate fChaAug3 chromosome 16, fChaAug3.hap1, whole genome shotgun sequence:
- the LOC143334355 gene encoding deoxyribonuclease-1-like, which yields MRLVCALGLFSALLHLSASLLLGAFNIKSFGRTKASNQEVMNIISKIIHRYDIILIQEVRDSDLSATEKLMEHVNKDSPQYKYIVSEPLGRSTYKERYLFLYREQMVSVAKNYTCGTGTFSREPFVVMFSSQYTAVKSFALVPQHTSPEFAVREVDALYDVVTDVHNRWNINDIALLGDFNADCSYVKGSDWQKIRLFTDKYFHWLIPDVADSTVSSRNCLYDRIVVTNDMMRGVVKGSAKVYNFKIELNLSQNQALAVSDHFPVEVELS from the exons ATGCGTTTGGTGTGTGCTCTGGGGCTCTTTTCGGCCCTGCTgcatctctctgcctccctgctgCTGGGAGCCTTCAACATCAAGTCATTTGGACGCACAAAAGCCTCCAATCAGGAGGTGATGAACATCATCAGCAAG attaTCCACCGCTATGACATCATTCTGATCCAGGAGGTCAGAGACAGCGATCTGTCTGCAACCGAAAAACTCATGGAGCACGTCAACAA AGATTCTCCTCAGTACAAGTACATCGTCAGTGAGCCTCTGGGTCGCAGCACCTACAAGGAGAGATATCTCTTCCTCTACAG GGAGCAGATGGTGTCCGTGGCTAAAAACTACACCTGTGGTACAGGCACCTTCAGCAGGGAGCCCTTCGTCGTCATGTTCTCCTCTCAATACACTG CTGTGAAGAGCTTTGCTCTGGTCCCCCAGCACACCTCTCCAGAATTCGCTGTGAGGGAAGTGGACGCTCTCTACGATGTGGTGACTGATGTCCACAACCGCTGGAACATCAAC GACATCGCCCTGCTGGGCGACTTCAACGCAGACTGCAGTTATGTAAAAGGCTCCGACTGGCAGAAGATCCGCCTCTTCACCGACAAGTACTTCCACTGGCTGATCCCTGATGTGGCAGATTCTACAGTGTCAAGCAGGAACTGCCTTTACGACAg GATCGTGGTCACCAATGACATGATGAGGGGAGTGGTGAAGGGCAGCGCCAAGGTCTACAACTTCAAGATAGAGCTGAATCTCAGCCAGAATCAG GCACTGGCCGTCAGCGACCATTTCcctgtggaggtggagctgagctAG